Within Oribacterium sp. oral taxon 102, the genomic segment CGCCGATCCCGCGGACGCTGCACATGAGTCTCGTCGGGATACGGGATATGTCGGTACTGGAGGAGCCTCCGATTGACCGCGTTCCGATCCAGACCTATGTGATGGAGTACAATGACGAGCTGGTTCGGGAGGCGGCATCGCGGGAGCTTTCCCGCGGCGGGCAGGTTTACTATGTGCATAACCGCGTCGGCAATATCGCGGAGGTTTCCGCGCATGTTCAGAGCCTGCTGCCGGAGGCGCGGGTGGTCTGCGCGCATGGACAGATGAACGAGACGGAGCTGGAGGAGATCATGCTCCGCTTCATCAATGGGGAGATCGATGTGCTGGTTTCGACTACAATTATTGAGACAGGACTGGATATTCCCAATGCCAACACCATGATTATCGGGGACGCTGACCGCATGGGACTTTCCCAGCTCTATCAGCTCCGCGGACGTGTCGGACGCTCGAACCGCACTGCCTACGCTTTCCTGATGTATCGCCGCGGCAAGCTTCTCAGCGAGGAGTCCGAGAAGCGGCTGAAGGCGATCCGGGAATTCACGCAGCTCGGCTCCGGCATCCGCATTGCGATGCGGGATCTGGAGATCCGCGGCGCGGGAAATGTGCTCGGCGCGGAACAGCACGGACACATGGAGGCAGTCGGCTATGACCTCTACTGCAAGCTCCTGAACCAGGCGGTGCTGACGGAGAAGGGAGAGCTGCCGGAGACGGCGCGTCCGTCCACGCAGGTGGACTGCGACATTGATGCCTATATTCCGGACAATTATATCGCAGACGAGAGCCAGAAGCTCGATATTTATAAGCGTATCTCGGCGATTCAGAATGAGGAGGACTACATGGATATGCAGGACGAGCTGCTGGATCGCTTCGGGGAGCTGCCGAAGCAGGTACAGAACCTCCTGACGATCGCGGCGCTGAAGGCGCTCGCGCACCGCTGCTGTGTACGGGAGCTGAATGTCGGCAGGGGCGAGTACCGTATCTTCTTTTCGCCGGACGCAGATATTCAGGCGGAGCGGATCCCGGAGCTGGTTTCCCTGTGCCGCGGACAGCTCAGCTTCAGCGGCGGGCAGAATCCGCTCCTGCACTTCCGGAGTGTAAACCGGCGGGAGCCATGGAGCGTCGAGAAGACGATAGAGCATATTGAATCCGTTTTGAAGAAGCTGGAGCGTGTCTGAATGCCTTTCGAAGCGGGGGCTGCGGGACAACGTTTTCAGGGATTTTCCCGCATAGAATCAGTTGACAGACAGGGCTGGTAAAGATATAATGCATAACGTGTATGGGGTTACTGCGGCTTTTATGCAGGATAATACCGAAAAGAACTGTCCGGATCGGGCAGAAACAGGAAAGAGTGCCGTTTGAGCGGCGCTATGGAGGAAATTAGGATGAACAGACAGGACTTAGTAGCGGCTGTTGCCAGAGACGCAGAGCTCTCCAAGAAGGATGCAGACGCAGCGGTAAAGGCTGTATTTGATGAGATCGCTTCGGCGCTTGCGGCAGGCGACAAGGTGCAGCTGATCGGCTTCGGTACCTTTGACACGGCAGAGAGAGCGGCTCGCGAGGGCAGAAATCCGAGAACCGGCGAGACGATGATGATCGAAGCTTCCAGATCTCCGAGATTCAAGGCAGGCAAGGCTTTGAAGGATCGTATGAACTGAGTATCGACGGAGTCGGGGACACGAGGGAAAGGAGGCGTCGCACCTCCTTTTTTTTCTACCTTAACCCAAGGAGGAGAAGGAATGAGACTGGACAAGTATCTGAAGGTTTCGCGGCTCATTAAGAGAAGAACCGTAGCCAATGATGCCTGCGACGCCGGCAGGGTGACGATCAACGGCGTGACAGCGAAGGCGGGCAGCAATGTGAAGATCGGCGATGTGCTGGAGATCAGATTCGGCACGAGCTCCGTGAAGGCACGGGTGCTGGATATTCAGGAGACGACGAAGAAGGAGGAAGCGAAGGAGCTCTTCGAGTACCTCTGAGGAGAAGCGGTAGTTGTTCTTTTTCCATCGATGTGCTAAACTACCGTGGGAATCTGTAAAAATCAGACGGACTATGCTATGAGCGAGCCAAGGAGAAGAAGAAAACAGAGATTCGAGAACCGCGCCGCGATCGTAGGGATCATTGTCGTGGTTTTGTTCCTTGCGGTCGCCGTTTCCGTTCGCGGCTCGTCGCTTCGCCAGAAGAACAGGGAGTATCGGGCGATGGAGGAGAGTCTGGACACAGAGATCCGTGCGGAAGAGCGAAATTCCGAGAAGCTGCAGGAGCAGAAGGTCTATGTGAAGACGAAGGAATACATCATAGAGAAGGCACGGGAGATCTTCAAGCTCAAGATGCCGGATGAAATCATAGTGCAGCCTGAAAACTGAGCATGGAGGGAAGGGCGGGTGCCCTTCCCTTTTTTCTCTGCGAAGGGACTGTGCGGATAGGAGAGAGACTTGGATGCTGCACTGCGGGTTCGAAAGTTTATAGAGGAGAGAGAGCTGATCCGATCGGGAGATATCGTACTGCTGGGGCTATCCGGCGGTGCGGATTCGGTATGCCTCCTGTCGATGCTCTCCGGGCTTCGGGAGCGCCTTTCCTTTTCTCTCCATGCCTGCCATGTGCAGCACGGGATCCGGGGGGAGGAGGCGGTGCGGGATCTTCGCTTTTCACGGGAAATGGCGGAACGCTTTTCTGTGCCCTTTCTCTGGGAGCAGGTGGACGCGCCGGGCTATGCCGGAGAGAAGCGGATCGGGATAGAGGAAGCGGCGCGGATTCTCCGTTATCGCGCGCTCCGGGAGCAGCTTTCGGCGCTTCCCGGAACGGGACGGCGGCGTATCGCGGTCGCCCACCATCGGGACGATCAGGCGGAGACGGTACTGCATCATCTGATCCGGGGGAGCGGGCTTCGCGGGCTTCGGGGAATGGAGGCAGAGCGGGAGGCGCTGATCCGTCCGCTGCTCTGCATTAGCCGGGCGGAGATCCTCGCGGAGCTGCAGAAAAAGGGGCTGCCCTATATTGTGGATTCCAGCAATGAGGATATAAAATATACGAGAAACCATATTCGTTCTCTCCTCACGCTGCTTCGGGAGGACAATGCGAGGGCGGCGGAGCATATCGCAGAGGCAGCGGAGCTGATGGGAGAAGCAGATATGCTGCTTCGGGAGATGGCTGCTGCGTTTACGGAGCGCCATGCCGTATTGCATGAGGGAGAGGAGCTTCCGGCGGAGGTGTGCAGGGAGCTTCGGCTGCCGCTTCCGGCGCTTCGGGCACAGCAGCCGCTTCTGCAGCGGTATATCCTGATGGAGGCGGTTCGCAGGCTGGATACGCCGCTTCAGGATTGGGAATCCGTTCATTTCAAGGCGCTTTCCGCGCTGCTTGGCAAGGCGGGGGGCGCGCATCTCGATCTTCCGTACCAAATGAGTGCGGAGATTCGGAAAAAGGAGCTGCTGCTCCGGCGAAACCGGGAGACAGTCAGCATGAAGAGAAGGAGGAAGCTATGAGCGAGCGTATTGAGAGACTGATCTCAGAGGGGGAGATCAACGAAAGGATAGAGCAGGTTGCGGCACAGATTTCGAGAGATTATGCGGGACAGTCTCTGCATCTGATCTGCATCCTGAAGGGGGCGGCGATGTTTATGTGCGACCTCGCGAAGCGGATCAGGAATGACAATGTGACGATGGACTTCATGTCGGTCTCCAGCTATGGCGCAGGCACCGTCACGAGCGGCATCGTGCGGATCGTGAAGGATCTTGATGAGCCGCTGGAGGGGAAGAATGTCCTGATCGTAGAGGATATCGTGGACACCGGGCATACGCTCAGCCATCTGCGGCGGATCCTTCTGGAGAGGCAGCCGAAATCGATCGAGATCTGCACGCTGCTCAATAAGCCGTCCCGCAGAGAGAAGGAGGTTCCGGTGAAGTACTCCTGCTTTGAGATACCGGACAGATTCGTTGTGGGCTATGGGCTGGATTATGACCAGCGCTACCGCAATCTGCCATATATTGGCGTGGTAAACTTCGACTAAGGAGAAATTTCTTTCATGGGTAGTATAAACTGGGATTCCTTATACAGCTCCGGCATGGACTTTTACCGAAGCCCGGCGGAGCCGGATGCCGGAGACCGTGTCACGCTCCGTTTCCGGACGCTGCGGGAGGATGTCGATACCGTGACGCTGGAGCTCCTCGAGACACAGGAATTTCTGCCGATGCGGGCGGTCAGCAGTGACCATTATTTTGATTATTACGAGACTGCCGTACAGCTGGGGACGGAGCCCCTGAGCTATGTTTTTCATGTCCGGAAGGGAGAGGAGGTGCTTCTCTACAATCGACTCGGCGTCTCCGAGGAGCGGGATCCTGCCTATGCCTTCCGTCTGATCCCGGGCTTCCACATCCCGCAGTGGGTGAAGGGGACGATCATGTACCAGATCTACATTGACCGCTTCCGGAACGGAGCCCCGGAGAATGGTGTGCAGGATCGAGAATACATTTACCTCGGGCGTCCCGCGACGAGGGTTTCGGACTGGGAGGCCCCGGTGGAGCCCTTCGACGTACACCGTTTCTACGGCGGGGATCTGCAGGGCGTGCTGGAGAAGCTGGATTACATTTACAGTCTGGGGGTTCGCGGCATTTACTTCAATCCTCTCTTCGTTTCCCCGTCCAATCACAAGTACGATACGCAGGACTACGATTATATCGATCCGCATATCGCGAAGATCGTGAATGATGGCGGTGCGGTGCTCCCGGAGGGGGATGAGGACAACCACCATGCGGAGAAGTATCGTATCCGCACCAGCAACCTTGATAATCTGGAGGCGTCCAACCGCTTTTTCGTTCAGTTTGTGGAGGCGTGCCATGCGCGGGGGATCCGGGTCATCATCGATGGCGTCTTCAATCATTGCGGCTCCTTCAATAAGTGGATGAATAAGGACGGCTTCTATTCGACGGTGCTTTCGCAGGAGGGAAATGTCTATGCCTTCGGCGCGTATGAGTCTGCGCAGAGTCCGTACCGGAGCTACTTCGCCTTTCAGAATGAAGAAGCGTCTGCCTGGCCGAACAATGACAGCTATGAGAAGTGGTGGGGCAATGATACGCTCCCGAAGCTGAACTACGAGGGCTCGAAGGCACTGGAGGAGGATATCCTCCGGATCGCCAGAAAGTGGGTCAGTGCTCCCTTCTGCTGCGATGGCTGGAGGCTGGATGTGGCGGCGGATCTCGGGCATTCCGAGGCATACAATCATGCCTTCTGGAAGCGCTTCCGCACAGCAGTTAAGGGGGCAAACCCGGAGGCGGTGATCCTCGCGGAGCACTATGGGAATCCCTCGTCGTGGCTTCGGGGAGATGAGTGGGACACGGTGATGAACTATGATGCCTTCATGGAGCCGGTGACCTATTTCCTCACCGGAATGGAGAAGCATTCGGACAGCAGCAATCCGGCGCTGCTCGGGGATGGAGAGAATTTCTTCCGGACGATGCGCTATACGATGGCGCGGCTGCCGGAGCAGGCGATCCTCTCCTCGATGAACCAGCTCTCCAACCACGATCATTCCCGTTTTATGACCAGAACCAACAAGCGGATCGGGCGGATCGGGCAGCCGGACGCATTGCCCGCGACGCAGGATATCAACCCGGCGATTTATCGGCTCGGTGCGATGATGCAGATGACCTGGCCGGGTGCACCGACGATCTTCTATGGAGACGAGGTGGGGATGTGCGGCTGGACGGAGCCGGATTCGAGACGCACCTTCCCGTGGGGCAAGGAGGATCTGGAGCTTCTGGAATATCACAAGTATCTCGGCAGGGCGCGCCGGAGCTATCCGCAGCTTGCGCTGGGAGAGCTGATGCCCCTGATTGCCGGGAAAAATTATGTGGTATATGCGCGCGGCTACGGCTCTCGCGTGGCGATCATCGCGATCAATTCCGGTGCATCGGAGTTCCCGCTGGAGATTCCGGCGTGGAGGACGGGTGTCACGGATACCGTCCGGCTCTGCCGTATCCTGAAAACGGACGAGAACGGCTATAATGTGGGGACGACCTACCGGCATACGAACGTCGGCAGCTTCCGCTGCTATATGGAGCCCTATGCGGGCAAGATCTATATCGCCGATCTGGATACGCACAGGAAGGAGAGGGCATAATGGAGCGGGAGAGAGTCCTCCATGAATTCGCGCCGGTCTTTGACCGGCATTCCCGGGTCCTGATCCTCGGAACCATTCCCTCGCCGAAGTCCAGAGAAAACGGCTTCTATTACGGGCATCCGCAGAATCGTTTCTGGCGGGTGCTCTCGGCGCTTCTGGGGGAGACGCTGCCGGAGACGAGAGAGGCGCGGATAGCGCTTCTCCTCCGGCATCATATCGCGCTCTGGGATGTGCTCCGGAGCTGCGAGATCTGCGGCGCCTCCGACAGCTCGATCCGGAATGCTGTCCCGAATCCGCTTTCGGCGCTTCTCTGTAAGACGGAGATCCGCGCGGTATTTGCGAGCGGACAGAAGGCAGCGGCGCTGTACCGGCGCTTCCAGCAGGCAGAGACCGGCATGGAAATTCATGCGCTGCCCTCCACGAGTCCGGCGAACTGCCGGATATCCTATCCGGAGTTGCTGCGGGCGTACAGCGTGCTGCTGCCCTATCTGGAATAGAGCGATCTTTCCGGTCTCCTTCTTGCTGCGCTTCCAATCGATACGCCGGTCGAAAGAAGCAGTGATGCTTACGGAGTCCTTATGGGCTTCCGATGATAGGAGCGACTGTGATAGCATTTATTGAATTGATAAATGAGAAGATTAAAGCAGTGTAGACAAATTAGAAGTTGTGGGAGGTAATCATAGTGAATGAATTTAATGAATATGTACGTGAGTGTTTTTCTGCTGCCGGTGATATTGTCATAAAATCAATGATGGGCGGATACCTGGTGTACCTTAAAGGTAAACTGATAGGTGATATTGGAGATAAGGAACTGTTTTTAAAGAGAACGCCGACATCGGA encodes:
- a CDS encoding HU family DNA-binding protein, whose product is MEEIRMNRQDLVAAVARDAELSKKDADAAVKAVFDEIASALAAGDKVQLIGFGTFDTAERAAREGRNPRTGETMMIEASRSPRFKAGKALKDRMN
- a CDS encoding RNA-binding S4 domain-containing protein codes for the protein MRLDKYLKVSRLIKRRTVANDACDAGRVTINGVTAKAGSNVKIGDVLEIRFGTSSVKARVLDIQETTKKEEAKELFEYL
- a CDS encoding septum formation initiator, whose protein sequence is MSEPRRRRKQRFENRAAIVGIIVVVLFLAVAVSVRGSSLRQKNREYRAMEESLDTEIRAEERNSEKLQEQKVYVKTKEYIIEKAREIFKLKMPDEIIVQPEN
- the tilS gene encoding tRNA lysidine(34) synthetase TilS; its protein translation is MDAALRVRKFIEERELIRSGDIVLLGLSGGADSVCLLSMLSGLRERLSFSLHACHVQHGIRGEEAVRDLRFSREMAERFSVPFLWEQVDAPGYAGEKRIGIEEAARILRYRALREQLSALPGTGRRRIAVAHHRDDQAETVLHHLIRGSGLRGLRGMEAEREALIRPLLCISRAEILAELQKKGLPYIVDSSNEDIKYTRNHIRSLLTLLREDNARAAEHIAEAAELMGEADMLLREMAAAFTERHAVLHEGEELPAEVCRELRLPLPALRAQQPLLQRYILMEAVRRLDTPLQDWESVHFKALSALLGKAGGAHLDLPYQMSAEIRKKELLLRRNRETVSMKRRRKL
- the hpt gene encoding hypoxanthine phosphoribosyltransferase is translated as MSERIERLISEGEINERIEQVAAQISRDYAGQSLHLICILKGAAMFMCDLAKRIRNDNVTMDFMSVSSYGAGTVTSGIVRIVKDLDEPLEGKNVLIVEDIVDTGHTLSHLRRILLERQPKSIEICTLLNKPSRREKEVPVKYSCFEIPDRFVVGYGLDYDQRYRNLPYIGVVNFD
- a CDS encoding glycoside hydrolase family 13 protein, whose protein sequence is MGSINWDSLYSSGMDFYRSPAEPDAGDRVTLRFRTLREDVDTVTLELLETQEFLPMRAVSSDHYFDYYETAVQLGTEPLSYVFHVRKGEEVLLYNRLGVSEERDPAYAFRLIPGFHIPQWVKGTIMYQIYIDRFRNGAPENGVQDREYIYLGRPATRVSDWEAPVEPFDVHRFYGGDLQGVLEKLDYIYSLGVRGIYFNPLFVSPSNHKYDTQDYDYIDPHIAKIVNDGGAVLPEGDEDNHHAEKYRIRTSNLDNLEASNRFFVQFVEACHARGIRVIIDGVFNHCGSFNKWMNKDGFYSTVLSQEGNVYAFGAYESAQSPYRSYFAFQNEEASAWPNNDSYEKWWGNDTLPKLNYEGSKALEEDILRIARKWVSAPFCCDGWRLDVAADLGHSEAYNHAFWKRFRTAVKGANPEAVILAEHYGNPSSWLRGDEWDTVMNYDAFMEPVTYFLTGMEKHSDSSNPALLGDGENFFRTMRYTMARLPEQAILSSMNQLSNHDHSRFMTRTNKRIGRIGQPDALPATQDINPAIYRLGAMMQMTWPGAPTIFYGDEVGMCGWTEPDSRRTFPWGKEDLELLEYHKYLGRARRSYPQLALGELMPLIAGKNYVVYARGYGSRVAIIAINSGASEFPLEIPAWRTGVTDTVRLCRILKTDENGYNVGTTYRHTNVGSFRCYMEPYAGKIYIADLDTHRKERA
- a CDS encoding DNA-deoxyinosine glycosylase produces the protein MERERVLHEFAPVFDRHSRVLILGTIPSPKSRENGFYYGHPQNRFWRVLSALLGETLPETREARIALLLRHHIALWDVLRSCEICGASDSSIRNAVPNPLSALLCKTEIRAVFASGQKAAALYRRFQQAETGMEIHALPSTSPANCRISYPELLRAYSVLLPYLE
- a CDS encoding TfoX/Sxy family protein gives rise to the protein MNEFNEYVRECFSAAGDIVIKSMMGGYLVYLKGKLIGDIGDKELFLKRTPTSDRLLADSELRYPYEGSKTLMHVFDKFEDSDLIAELLGGMYAELPENKPKKTK